One region of Mycolicibacterium lutetiense genomic DNA includes:
- a CDS encoding YciI family protein, producing MFHVLTTTYLQPIDVVDQTRPAHVAWLKEEVAAGRILLAGRLETATGAVLITGDLSEEEVEDVIARDPYTVAGLVRCERVSFNASLRAPGL from the coding sequence GTGTTCCACGTCCTCACCACCACCTATCTGCAACCGATCGACGTCGTCGACCAGACCCGCCCCGCCCATGTGGCGTGGCTCAAGGAGGAAGTGGCCGCGGGCCGCATCCTGTTGGCCGGGCGTCTGGAAACGGCGACCGGTGCGGTGCTCATCACCGGAGACCTCAGCGAAGAAGAGGTCGAGGACGTGATCGCCCGCGATCCCTACACCGTGGCGGGCCTCGTCCGCTGCGAGCGGGTGTCCTTCAACGCGTCCTTGCGCGCACCCGGGTTGTGA
- a CDS encoding NAD(P)-dependent alcohol dehydrogenase, whose protein sequence is MSTVYAYAANSATEPLAKTTITRREVGPHDVAFDIHFAGICHSDIHTVKAEWGTPNYPVVAGHEIAGVVTAVGSEVTKYQVGDHVGVGCFVDSCRECDNCKAGLQQYCTGGGMVGTYNATERDGTPTYGGYSGAIVVDENYVLRIPDSIPLDKAAPLLCAGVTLFSPLRHWNAGPGKKVAVIGLGGLGHMGVKLAHAMGAHVTVLSQSLKKMEDGLRLGADEYYATSDPETFSTLRGSFDLILNTVSANLDLGAYLGLLKLDGTLVELGAPEKPLVVPFFPLGAYRRSLSGSMIGGIPETQEMLDFCAEHNVTPEIEVIQPDYINEAYERVLASDVRYRFVIDTASLRG, encoded by the coding sequence ATGAGCACTGTTTACGCCTATGCCGCCAACTCGGCGACCGAGCCGCTGGCCAAGACCACCATCACCCGCCGCGAGGTAGGGCCGCACGACGTGGCCTTCGACATCCACTTCGCCGGCATCTGCCACTCCGACATCCACACCGTGAAGGCCGAGTGGGGTACCCCGAACTACCCCGTGGTGGCCGGCCATGAGATCGCCGGCGTCGTCACCGCGGTCGGTTCCGAGGTCACCAAATATCAGGTCGGTGACCATGTCGGCGTCGGCTGTTTCGTCGACTCCTGCCGCGAATGCGACAACTGCAAGGCCGGGCTGCAGCAGTACTGCACCGGCGGCGGCATGGTCGGCACCTACAACGCGACCGAGCGCGACGGCACCCCGACCTACGGCGGCTACAGCGGCGCGATCGTCGTCGACGAGAACTATGTCCTGCGCATCCCGGATTCGATCCCACTGGACAAGGCCGCTCCCCTGCTGTGCGCCGGCGTCACGCTGTTCTCGCCGTTGCGCCACTGGAACGCCGGACCGGGCAAGAAGGTGGCCGTCATCGGCCTCGGCGGTCTCGGCCACATGGGCGTCAAGCTGGCCCACGCGATGGGCGCGCACGTCACCGTGCTGTCGCAGTCGCTGAAGAAGATGGAAGACGGCCTGCGCCTGGGCGCCGACGAGTACTACGCGACCAGCGACCCGGAGACGTTCAGCACGTTGCGGGGCAGCTTCGACCTGATCCTCAACACCGTGTCCGCCAACCTCGACCTGGGCGCCTACCTCGGCCTCCTCAAGCTCGATGGCACGCTGGTGGAGCTGGGCGCGCCGGAAAAGCCGCTGGTCGTGCCGTTCTTCCCGCTGGGCGCCTATCGCCGCAGCCTGTCCGGTTCGATGATCGGCGGCATCCCGGAGACCCAGGAGATGCTCGATTTCTGCGCCGAGCACAACGTGACCCCCGAGATCGAGGTCATCCAGCCCGATTACATCAACGAGGCCTACGAGCGCGTGCTGGCCAGTGACGTGCGGTACCGCTTCGTGATCGACACCGCGTCACTGCGCGGCTGA
- a CDS encoding DUF3349 domain-containing protein, producing MSTKSLLISVLNWLRAGYPEGVPGTDRVPLLALLRSTPLTEEQVAEVVRNIAEASAPADVDDPIERDDIAEFIAEVTEHDAGPENVQRVAARLAAGGWPLAGVDVEADAPESEGQ from the coding sequence GTGTCAACCAAGTCGCTGCTGATCTCGGTCCTGAACTGGCTGCGGGCCGGCTACCCGGAAGGGGTTCCGGGCACCGATCGGGTGCCGCTGCTCGCTCTGTTGCGGTCCACCCCACTCACCGAGGAGCAGGTGGCCGAGGTGGTGCGCAATATCGCCGAGGCTTCAGCACCTGCCGACGTTGACGATCCGATCGAGCGCGACGACATCGCGGAATTCATCGCCGAAGTCACCGAACACGACGCCGGCCCGGAGAACGTTCAGCGGGTGGCCGCAAGACTGGCTGCCGGGGGCTGGCCGTTGGCCGGCGTCGACGTGGAAGCCGACGCCCCCGAATCAGAAGGCCAATAA